Proteins encoded together in one Carya illinoinensis cultivar Pawnee chromosome 3, C.illinoinensisPawnee_v1, whole genome shotgun sequence window:
- the LOC122303593 gene encoding protein SOSEKI 2 codes for MEVRSRRARETTSPDRVKVYMQPRLKPIKKVQVVYYLSRNGHLEHPHYMEVTHSLDQPLRLRDVMERLTVLRGKGMPSLYSWSCKRSYKSGYVWNDLAESDIIYPAEGAEYVLKGSELVEGCSERLQQLQITHSHRQEIQQIQVPNFNSKGKPLAQSPHGEHEDHEYEEYEEEEEFEDGEKISSTSSTTPHSRCSRGVSTDEPEDNETQQQPQTHKNLTVLTLNDSSPPSTYSADNDKPNERNISKRFEDGDRPVSDERSNSKRWLAGDRILTNTNETETSRNSVLLQLIACGSSAVAKSKNAPAGLKQSVKSTVKKSDSLHKGVLFKNAVKLTEEDMISYMSENPRFGNLQSEEKEYFSGSIVEAMSEDRVAAEPVLKKSNSYNEERSKKIGMAEAAEEEKREEAAVRGKCIPRRKSAASSKHIKK; via the exons ATGGAGGTTCGATCCAGAAGAGCAAGAGAAACGACGAGCCCGGACAGGGTCAAAGTATACATGCAGCCAAGgctaaaacccataaaaaaagtACAAGTCGTTTACTACCTTTCACGAAATGGTCATCTCGAGCATCCCCATTACATGGAAGTCACTCATTCACTCGATCAACCTCTTCGATTAAGAG ATGTAATGGAACGTCTTACTGTGCTTAGAGGCAAAGGCATGCCCTCCCTATATTCCTGGTCGTGCAAAAG GAGCTACAAGAGCGGGTATGTGTGGAACGACTTGGCAGAGAGTGACATTATCTACCCTGCAGAAGGAGCTGAGTATGTTCTTAAAGGGTCTGAACTTGTTGAAGGCTGCTCTG AAAGATTGCAACAGCTTCAAATAACTCACAGCCACAGGCAAGAAATTCAACAAATTCAGGTACCAAATTTCAACTCGAAGGGTAAACCTTTGGCTCAAAGTCCACACGGAGAGCACGAGGACCATGAATACGAAGAATACGAAGAGGAGGAAGAATTCGAAGATGGAGAAAAAATAAGCTCTACCAGCTCCACCACACCCCACTCTCGCTGCTCCAGAGGCGTATCCACTGATGAACCCGAAGACAACGAGACCCAACAACAACCTCAGACCCACAAAAACCTCACTGTATTAACTCTAAACGACTCGTCCCCACCATCCACATACTCCGCAGACAATGACAAACCCAACGAAAGAAATATCTCCAAGCGGTTCGAAGATGGTGATCGTCCAGTTTCAGACGAAAGAAGTAACTCCAAACGATGGCTAGCTGGTGACCGAATACTCACCAACACTAACGAGACAGAAACTAGTCGGAACTCTGTCCTGCTCCAACTCATTGCCTGCGGTAGCTCAGCAGTTGCTAAATCAAAGAACGCACCGGCAGGCCTGAAGCAATCGGTGAAGAGCACAGTGAAGAAGAGTGACAGTCTTCACAAAGGAGTTCTATTCAAGAATGCGGTGAAGCTGACGGAGGAAGATATGATTAGCTACATGTCTGAGAACCCTAGGTTCGGGAATTTGCAGTCGGAGGAGAAGGAATACTTCAGTGGGAGCATCGTTGAGGCAATGAGTGAAGACCGGGTTGCGGCTGAACCGGTGCTGAAGAAATCGAATTCCTATAACGAAGAAAG GAGCAAGAAGATTGGGATGGCAGAAGCAGCggaggaagagaaaagagaggaggcAGCAGTGAGAGGGAAATGCATACCTCGAAGGAAATCTGCTGCTTCGTCGAAGCACATCAAGAAATGA
- the LOC122305794 gene encoding protein DOWNSTREAM OF FLC-like, whose protein sequence is MANTTTTRLLLLLALCVLPALVTAGSLGFRPFRIVGNVYCDTCRCGFETSATTYIPGAKVRLECRDRKTLQVLYSVEGVTNSTGTYDILVEDDHQDQICETVLVGSPLSGCQLADPGRARANIIVTRNNGVLNDMRFANSMGFLRDQALPGCAELLKKYLESDDQ, encoded by the exons ATGGCGAATACTACAACTACTAGGCTGTTGTTGCTGTTGGCACTCTGCGTCCTCCCAGCGCTTGTCACTGCAGGCAGCTTGGGGTTCAGACCCTTTCGTATCGTAGGAAACGTCTACTGCGACACTTGCCGCTGCGGGTTTGAGACCTCCGCCACCACTTACATTCCCG GTGCAAAGGTTAGATTAGAATGCAGAGACCGGAAAACTCTACAGGTTTTGTACAGCGTTGAAGGAGTGACCAACTCAACAGGAACATACGACATCCTGGTGGAAGACGACCATCAGGACCAAATATGCGAGACCGTTCTGGTTGGCAGCCCACTTTCCGGCTGCCAATTAGCCGATCCGGGGCGTGCCCGAGCCAATATCATAGTCACCCGTAACAATGGTGTGCTTAATGACATGCGTTTTGCCAATTCCATGGGTTTCCTGAGGGATCAGGCACTGCCTGGCTGCGCCGAACTGCTGAAGAAGTACTTGGAATCTGATGACCAGTAA
- the LOC122303804 gene encoding type I inositol polyphosphate 5-phosphatase 5-like has translation MSSPSSKHNAAAPGTTAITSTNASPATATFDNSVQNEKKKGSIIDKIFSSKRGERGTPASHHDDDHLFKSDTYGDDLEIGKGLTSRRKALMGSSPLGSRSFTGIECPNLSILEDSSMAPATVQLQDIRIFVATWNVGGKTPDNGLNLEELLQVEGASDIYVLGFQEIVPLSAGNVLVIKDNEPAAKWLALISQALNKPQHDSIYSSSYLGPNSIVSDNIPKDSKVPSSHHFFQKSSLKALIRHLRADKNLIKNCNCPVDLHSREKWRPDKRIDSYGRLYTESAHDIGGDSIVDDLLSVAEIRPSSPSKMSYFLIESKQMVGIFLSVWARKELVPHIGHLRVSSVGRGIMGCLRNKGCISISMSLHQTSFCFVCSHLASGEKEGNELKRNADVAEILKSTQFPKICKDPKSRVPERIIEHDRIIWLGDLNYRVALSYDETRVLLEDNDWDTLLVKDQLNIEKEAGRVFSGFNEGRILFAPTYKYSLNSDSYAGETVKSKKKRRTPAWCDRILWHGNGIEQLSYIRGESRFSDHRPVCAVFSVEVELRNENINRFRKGYSCAGKRMEFEEDSCMPPSHCLYEF, from the exons ATGTCTTCCCCGTCGAGTAAACATAACGCTGCCGCCCCCGGCACTACTGCCATTACTTCTACCAACGCTAGCCCTGCGACCGCCACCTTTGACAATTCTGTCCAGaacgaaaagaaaaagggg TCAATTATTGACAAGATTTTCAGTTCAAAGCGTGGCGAGAGAGGAACGCCAGCCTCGCATCATGACGATGATCATCTATTCAAATCAGATACTTATGGAGATGATCTTg AAATCGGAAAGGGGCTCACGTCAAGGAGAAAAGCTCTCATGGGGTCGTCTCCGCTTGGGAGTAGGAGTTTCACAG GGATCGAATGCCCAAACCTGTCCATTCTTGAAGACTCTTCTATGGCACCGGCAACTGTACAGCTTCAGGATATCCG GATATTCGTAGCGACGTGGAATGTTGGAGGAAAGACCCCCGACAATGGCCTCAATCTTGAAGAGCTTTTGCAGGTGGAGGGCGCTTCAGACATATATGTATTGGG GTTTCAGGAGATTGTTCCTCTAAGCGCTGGAAATGTTCTAGTGATTAAAGACAATGAACCTGCCGCAAAATGGCTGGCCCTTATAAGCCAAGCACTTAATAAACCACAGCATGACTCTATTTACTCTTCTTCTTATTTAGGCCCTAATTCCATTGTCTCAGACAACATCCCAAAGGACTCGAAGGTCCCAAGCAGTCATCACTTCTTCCAGAAGTCTTCTCTCAAAGCCCTTATTAGGCATTTAAGGGCAGATAAAAACCTTATCAAGAACTGCAACTGCCCTGTGGACTTGCACTCCCGGGAGAAGTGGAGGCCAGACAAGCGTATTGACTCCTATGGCAGATTATACACAGAATCTGCTCATGATATTGGTGGCGATAGTATTGTGGACGATTTACTTTCAGTTGCAGAAATACGACCTTCCTCCCCCAGCAAGATGAGTTACTTTCTCATAGAAAGCAAGCAAATGGTCGGGATTTTCCTCTCTGTATGGGCTAGGAAGGAATTAGTTCCACATATTGGTCATCTCAGAGTCTCTTCGGTGGGAAGAGGAATAATGGGCTGCCTTCGAAATAAG GGATGCATATCAATAAGCATGTCATTGCACCAAACAAGTTTTTGCTTCGTGTGCAGTCACTTGGCTTCTGGGGAGAAGGAGGGTAATGAGCTGAAAAGGAACGCTGATGTGGCTGAGATCCTGAAGAGTACACAGTTTCCTAAGATTTGCAAAGACCCTAAAAGTCGAGTACCGGAAAGGATAATTGAACACGA TCGTATAATTTGGCTTGGAGATTTGAATTATCGGGTAGCTCTGAGCTATGATGAAACAAGGGTTCTGTTAGAGGACAATGACTGGGACACCCTCCTCGTGAAGGACCAG TTGAATATAGAGAAGGAAGCAGGAAGAGTATTTAGTGGATTTAATGAGGGACGGATCTTGTTTGCCCCCACCTATAAATATTCACTCAATTCGGATTCCTACGCCGGGGAAACAGTTAAATCCAAGAAGAAACGCCGCACCCCTGCATG GTGCGACAGGATATTATGGCATGGTAATGGCATTGAACAATTATCTTACATTCGCGGAGAATCGAGATTCTCGGATCACAGACCTGTGTGTGCGGTTTTCTCGGTAGAGGTGGAACTAAGAAACGAAAATATTAATAGGTTCAGAAAGGGATATTCATGCGCTGGTAAAAGAATGGAGTTTGAAGAAGACTCATGTATGCCTCCAAGCCACTGCTTATATGAGTTCTGA